A portion of the Cryptomeria japonica chromosome 5, Sugi_1.0, whole genome shotgun sequence genome contains these proteins:
- the LOC131079775 gene encoding L-type lectin-domain containing receptor kinase VIII.1-like: protein MVEHHHPSSHTPAVAGTLGYLVPESVITGKASPEADMYSFGAVTLEIACGRRPVDLCLNEHNCRLVEWVWDLYARGKILCAADEKLGGQFNEKEMERMLLVGLLCSHPDPASRPKMREVTKILKWLAELPFVPLGLPVAVYSQRIPPDVISSSSVFTSSMASNCPDEMSASALFVLEPR from the coding sequence atggTAGAGCATCATCATCCATCTTCACATACACCTGCGGTTGCGGGCACACTTGGGTATTTAGTGCCCGAGAGCGTCATAACAGGGAAGGCAAGTCCAGAGGCGGACATGTACAGCTTTGGGGCAGTGACTCTGGAAATTGCCTGCGGAAGGCGGCCCGTTGACCTCTGTCTTAATGAACATAACTGCAGACTGGTAGAATGGGTTTGGGATTTATACGCACGCGGAAAGATTTTATGTGCTGCGGATGAGAAACTGGGCGGACAATTTAACGAGAAGGAAATGGAGAGAATGTTGTTGGTGGGATTGTTGTGCTCTCATCCAGACCCTGCGTCAAGGCCAAAAATGAGAGAGGTGACAAAGATATTGAAATGGCTAGCTGAATTGCCATTTGTTCCTCTTGGTTTGCCTGTCGCTGTGTATAGCCAGCGCATTCCTCCTGATGTCATCTCAAGCTCGTCGGTTTTCACGTCTTCAATGGCTTCAAACTGCCCTGATGAAATGTCAGCGTCTGCATTGTTCGTCCTGGAACCTCGCTAG
- the LOC131075454 gene encoding L-type lectin-domain containing receptor kinase IX.1-like, which yields MSSKNKPAIQRIAELCHAPSSLLFFSCVAASLLFISHAGNLSFAFPPSKNFKIENDAYFQGDKLIQLTKNEATGNLNSSLGWASYNKSVPLWDNSSQAQANFSTHFQFIIGKGNNIQRGFGDGLAFFMAPFDLEQPLDATGGGIGLFNATTYKGSFYQMVAVEFDTYQNGLDPDENHVGVDVNDIFSKVNVSVTSIAANSTLCDESLNNEKRWDAWVYYDGSAKRLQVFLCYSWELSAVATPTSSPNVNTSSSRNPRNSEKKKCYFWVILIVVIICSALAICGFVFIGWWRYFRKSKPGGEATEESDVELDQWLSQAPRKFSYAVLCTATRNFSESGKPGQGGCGGVYKGILPGTKDVVAIKKVSPGSSQGRKEYVSEVTIMSRLRHRNLVQLLGWCHRKGELLLVYEYLPNSSLDNYFFGEKNGVLDCNRRYNIACDVASLFFISMSNGTNLLCTETLRQAT from the exons ATGTCATCCAAAAATAAGCCTGCAATCCAGAGAATTGCCGAGCTCTGTCATGCCCCTTCTTCCCTTCTCTTCTTCTCCTGTGTTGCTGCTTCTCTTCTTTTTATATCACATGCAGGAAACCTCAGCTTTGCATTCCCTCCCAGCAAGAATTTTAAAATCGAAAATGATGCATACTTTCAAGGAGACAAGCTCATACAACTGACCAAGAATGAAGCAACAGGGAACCTAAACAGTAGCTTAGGCTGGGCGTCTTACAATAAATCGGTTCCGCTTTGGGACAACTCCTCTCAAGCTCAGGCCAACTTCTCTACCCACTTTCAATTCATTATAGGGAAGGGTAATAATATTCAAAGGGGTTTTGGAGACGGACTTGCCTTCTTCATGGCGCCTTTCGACTTGGAACAGCCGTTGGACGCTACAGGAGGAGGCATCGGCCTCTTTAACGCCACAACTTATAAGGGATCATTCTATCAGATGGTTGCTGTCGAATTTGACACTTACCAGAATGGTTTGGATCCAGATGAGAACCATGTAGGTGTTGACGTCAATGATATTTTTTCCAAAGTAAACGTATCGGTGACAAGCATAGCTGCAAATTCTACTCTATGTGATGAAAGTCTCAACAATGAAAAGAGATGGGACGCGTGGGTATATTATGATGGGTCGGCAAAGAGGCTGCAAGTGTTCCTCTGT TATTCCTGGGAATTATCAGCTGTTGCAACTCCAACCAGCTCTCCCAATGTAAATACCTCTTCCTCTCGAAATCCCAGAAACAGCGAGAAAAAAAAGTGTTATTTCTGGGTTATATTGATAGTAGTCATCATCTGCAGTGCTCTCGCCATATGCGGTTTCGTATTCATTGGCTGGTGGCGGTATTTCAGAAAAAGTAAACCCGGTGGTGAGGCAACTGAAGAGAGCGATGTGGAGCTGGACCAATGGTTATCTCAGGCCCCCCGAAAGTTCTCTTATGCGGTACTCTGTACTGCGACAAGAAACTTCAGCGAGAGTGGAAAACCTGGGCAAGGAGGCTGCGGGGGTGTCTACAAGGGCATTCTGCCCGGCACAAAGGATGTGGTGGCTATAAAGAAAGTATCCCCAGGTTCAAGTCAAGGAAGAAAGGAGTATGTTTCTGAGGTTACAATAATGAGTAGGCTGAGACACCGCAATCTTGTGCAGCTTTTAGGATGGTGCCATCGAAAGGGCGAGTTACTACTGGTCTATGAATACCTTCCTAATAGTAGTCTGGATAATTATTTCTTTGGGGAGAAGAATGGTGTTCTTGATTGTAACCGAAGGTATAATATTGCCTGTGACGTAGCTTCTCTATTCTTTATCTCCATGAGCAATGGGACCAACTTGTTGTGCACCGAGACATTAAGGCAAGCAACGTAA